In Woeseia oceani, one DNA window encodes the following:
- the uvrD gene encoding DNA helicase II, protein MDVTPILDSLNDAQRTAVAAPSEPLLVIAGAGSGKTRVLTHRAAWLIDVEGISPQSLLAVTFTNKAAAEMRHRIENLLNMPASNLWVGTFHGLAHRLLRRHWREAKLPQSFQIIDSDDQLRLLKRLFKSLNLDDSSFAPRDVQYFINAQKDEGLRPQHIDDGGDETRRQLISLYQSYQEICDRGGLLDFAELLLRAHELWRDNPAVLEHYQARFRHLLVDEFQDTNAIQYAWLRLLAGKTGVLFAVGDDDQSIYRWRGARVEHIYRFQKDFPTASIVKLEQNYRSTSTILNAANAVIANNSSRMGKNLWTDGKDGEPIRVYSAFNERDEAEFIVGRLRDWSEQGHARTDAAILYRSNAQSRVLEEALMNARIPYRVYGGLRFFERQEIKDALAYLRLVSNRDDDSAFERVVNRPTRGIGARTVEAIRAYGRDNSCSMWRAAGAISSDALAGRGAKSIVAFMSLVERIARESEPLDLAGKVDHVIQQSGLIEFFRKEKGEKGETRIENLEELVSAARGFNPDIAEEGMSELDGFLAHAALEAGEGQADAWEDCVQLMTMHSAKGLEFPLVIMCGLEDGLFPHQRSLNDMSGLEEERRLCYVGITRARQLLYLTHAEQRRLHGMDSYAQKSRFIGEIPAELVEEIRPKVQVSRPVSPSPALRHKSDRTSLRAGSAADIGVRLGQRVRHAKFGDGVILNCEGHGAHARVEVNFESAGSKWLVLSYANLDLM, encoded by the coding sequence ATGGACGTAACCCCGATACTTGATTCACTGAATGACGCGCAACGCACCGCGGTTGCCGCGCCGTCCGAACCGTTGCTCGTCATTGCCGGTGCCGGAAGTGGGAAAACCCGCGTGCTCACGCACCGGGCTGCATGGCTGATAGATGTGGAAGGCATCAGCCCGCAAAGTCTGCTGGCAGTGACTTTCACCAACAAAGCCGCCGCAGAAATGCGTCATCGTATTGAGAATCTTCTGAATATGCCGGCCAGCAACCTTTGGGTCGGGACCTTTCACGGACTGGCGCACCGCTTGCTGCGGCGTCATTGGCGGGAAGCGAAACTGCCGCAGAGTTTTCAGATCATCGATTCTGACGACCAGTTGCGCCTGCTGAAGCGGCTGTTCAAGAGCCTGAACCTCGATGACAGCAGTTTCGCGCCCCGTGATGTGCAGTACTTCATCAATGCACAGAAGGACGAGGGCCTGCGGCCGCAACATATTGACGATGGTGGCGATGAAACCCGCCGCCAGCTCATTTCGTTGTATCAGAGCTATCAGGAAATTTGCGATCGTGGCGGGTTGCTCGATTTCGCCGAACTATTGTTGCGCGCGCACGAATTGTGGCGCGACAACCCCGCGGTCCTGGAGCATTACCAGGCGCGTTTCCGGCACCTGCTGGTCGACGAGTTTCAGGACACCAACGCAATCCAGTATGCCTGGCTGCGCCTGCTGGCCGGCAAGACCGGCGTGTTGTTTGCGGTCGGCGATGACGATCAGTCCATATATCGCTGGCGGGGCGCGCGTGTCGAACACATTTATCGCTTCCAGAAAGATTTTCCTACCGCGTCCATTGTGAAGCTGGAACAAAATTACCGCTCGACCTCGACCATCCTGAATGCCGCAAATGCCGTCATTGCCAATAACAGTTCGCGGATGGGCAAAAACCTCTGGACCGACGGCAAGGATGGCGAGCCGATTCGGGTGTATTCCGCCTTCAACGAACGGGACGAAGCCGAGTTCATTGTCGGGCGACTGCGTGACTGGAGCGAACAGGGTCACGCGCGCACCGACGCTGCCATACTGTATCGGTCCAACGCGCAATCGCGAGTGCTTGAAGAGGCGTTGATGAACGCGCGTATCCCCTATCGGGTTTACGGCGGCCTGCGGTTTTTCGAGCGGCAGGAAATCAAGGACGCGCTGGCCTACCTGCGGCTTGTTTCCAATCGGGACGATGACAGCGCGTTTGAACGCGTGGTCAACCGGCCTACGCGCGGTATCGGCGCACGCACAGTCGAAGCAATACGTGCTTATGGCAGGGATAATTCCTGCTCAATGTGGCGCGCCGCGGGCGCCATTAGCAGCGACGCACTGGCGGGTCGTGGCGCAAAATCCATCGTCGCCTTCATGAGTCTCGTGGAACGAATCGCCCGCGAATCGGAGCCGCTGGACCTTGCCGGAAAAGTAGATCACGTCATTCAACAAAGCGGCTTAATTGAATTCTTCCGTAAGGAAAAAGGTGAGAAAGGCGAGACCCGAATCGAAAACCTGGAAGAGCTGGTCAGCGCAGCGCGCGGCTTCAACCCGGATATCGCTGAGGAGGGCATGAGTGAGCTTGACGGCTTTCTTGCGCACGCCGCACTGGAAGCCGGCGAAGGTCAGGCCGATGCATGGGAAGACTGCGTGCAGCTCATGACCATGCATTCAGCGAAAGGACTGGAATTCCCGCTGGTCATAATGTGTGGACTGGAAGATGGCTTGTTTCCACACCAGCGCTCGCTGAATGACATGAGTGGTCTGGAAGAGGAGCGGCGGCTTTGTTATGTCGGAATTACCCGGGCTCGCCAGCTGCTGTACCTCACCCACGCTGAGCAACGCCGTTTGCACGGCATGGACAGTTATGCGCAAAAATCCCGGTTTATCGGTGAGATTCCCGCCGAACTCGTCGAAGAGATTCGGCCGAAAGTACAGGTCAGTCGGCCCGTTTCACCGAGCCCGGCTTTGCGGCACAAGAGTGACCGCACCAGCCTGCGTGCTGGCTCAGCCGCCGATATCGGCGTGCGTCTTGGACAACGTGTGCGACACGCGAAGTTCGGCGATGGTGTGATTTTGAATTGCGAAGGGCATGGCGCGCATGCGCGCGTCGAAGTCAACTTCGAGAGTGCCGGGAGCAAATGGCTGGTGCTGAGCTATGCCAACCTGGATCTGATGTAG
- the trkA gene encoding Trk system potassium transporter TrkA, producing MKILILGAGQVGSSAAYHLSREEANEVTVVDMRADVLRDLQDRLDIRTVVGHAAYPDVLERAGANDADIIVALTDSDETNMVACQIAYTLYHTPTKIARIRSAEYMSAKKLFTQDAIPVDVRISPEQLVCEYVAQLILYPGALQVLDFANGRVRLVGARADEGGLLVGKKISTLKEHIPNTEGRIAAIYRAGQSLQPDGDTIVQEGDEVFFIAARQDIRIFMSEMRRLEDPVRRVVIAGGGNIGVRLAHALEQTNQVKIIERDPKRARLISEQLNKAIVLVGDAADEELLLEENIDNVDVFCALTNAEEANILSAMLAKRLGAHKVMALINRPSYAELVESGTIDIAISPQQVTIGSLLAHVRRGDVVKVHSLRRGAAEAIEAVAHGSEADSKVVGRKIEDIDLPRGTTIVAVVRGDEVMIAHHDTVIEPDDHVILFMTDRRKIESLEKLFQVGVKFV from the coding sequence ATGAAGATTTTGATTCTAGGCGCCGGCCAGGTCGGCTCTTCGGCGGCATATCATTTGTCGCGCGAGGAGGCCAACGAAGTCACCGTGGTCGATATGCGCGCCGATGTACTCCGTGACTTGCAAGACAGGCTCGATATTCGCACCGTCGTTGGCCACGCGGCCTACCCCGACGTGCTGGAGCGTGCCGGCGCGAATGACGCCGACATCATTGTCGCACTTACGGATTCTGATGAAACCAATATGGTTGCCTGTCAGATTGCCTACACGCTTTATCACACACCCACCAAGATCGCGCGCATTCGCTCAGCCGAATACATGAGCGCGAAGAAGCTGTTCACGCAGGATGCGATTCCGGTCGATGTGCGTATCAGCCCGGAACAGCTGGTCTGCGAATACGTTGCTCAGCTGATCTTGTATCCCGGTGCGCTGCAGGTACTCGACTTCGCCAACGGCCGGGTTCGACTCGTCGGCGCCCGGGCCGATGAAGGTGGCTTGCTGGTCGGCAAGAAGATTTCCACGCTGAAAGAGCACATCCCGAACACGGAAGGCCGCATTGCCGCCATCTATCGCGCCGGCCAATCCCTGCAACCGGATGGCGACACGATTGTTCAGGAAGGCGACGAAGTGTTTTTCATCGCGGCCCGGCAGGATATTCGAATCTTCATGAGTGAGATGCGGCGACTGGAAGACCCGGTACGGCGGGTTGTCATCGCCGGCGGCGGAAACATCGGTGTACGCCTGGCGCATGCGCTTGAACAAACCAATCAGGTCAAAATTATCGAGCGTGACCCGAAGCGGGCCCGCCTGATTTCAGAGCAATTGAACAAGGCGATCGTGCTGGTCGGCGATGCCGCCGATGAAGAATTGCTGCTCGAAGAAAACATCGACAACGTTGATGTGTTCTGTGCGCTCACCAATGCTGAAGAAGCCAACATCCTTTCAGCAATGCTGGCAAAGCGCCTCGGTGCTCACAAGGTCATGGCACTGATCAACAGACCGTCGTACGCGGAGCTTGTCGAGTCCGGCACGATCGACATCGCCATATCGCCGCAGCAGGTCACGATCGGTTCTTTGCTGGCTCACGTGCGGCGCGGTGACGTTGTTAAGGTACATTCTTTGCGCCGCGGCGCCGCCGAAGCCATCGAGGCAGTCGCACACGGTTCGGAAGCAGATTCGAAAGTGGTCGGCCGGAAAATCGAGGATATCGACCTGCCGCGCGGTACAACGATAGTGGCGGTGGTGCGGGGCGACGAGGTCATGATCGCGCACCACGATACGGTGATTGAGCCCGATGATCATGTGATTCTGTTTATGACCGACAGACGCAAGATCGAGAGTCTGGAGAAGTTGTTCCAGGTTGGCGTCAAGTTCGTTTGA
- a CDS encoding TrkH family potassium uptake protein: protein MNWTTVQRILGLLLMLFSITMLPPVVVSFIFRESSWLPFIQGFALTLAVGIVIWFPVRGVRKELRLRDGFIVVASFWTVLGTFGAAPLFLADVPSMSLTDAVFESMSGLTTTGATVLTGLDTLPKSILYYRQQLQWLGGMGIIVLAVAVLPMLGVGGMQLYRAETPGPVKDNKLTPRITETAKALWYVYLAFTTLCTVGYFLAGMDWFDAICHAFSTVAIGGFSTHDLSIGYFNSAAIDLIAIAFMFAAGINFSLHFFAWRFVQVKHYAADPEFRAYTKMLLVLSLIVAASLAWSNTYGSISDSVINGVFQAVSIATTTGFTTANYSAWPGAIPVLLIFSSFVGGSAGSTAGGIKVIRWLLIYKQGVREIARLVHPSAEIPVKLGNNAVPFRVVDAVWGFFSVYIVVFGIMLLAMMSTGLDQVSAFSAVAASLNNLGPGLGEVAAGFMTLSDTAKWISVVCMLLGRLEIFTLLVLITPTFWRH, encoded by the coding sequence ATGAACTGGACTACCGTTCAACGAATTCTCGGGTTGCTGCTGATGCTGTTCAGTATCACGATGTTGCCGCCCGTCGTTGTCAGCTTTATTTTTCGCGAATCGTCCTGGCTGCCGTTTATCCAGGGATTTGCATTGACGCTCGCGGTGGGCATCGTAATCTGGTTCCCGGTTCGCGGGGTACGCAAGGAACTGCGGCTGCGTGACGGCTTTATCGTAGTCGCCTCATTCTGGACCGTGCTGGGAACCTTCGGTGCCGCGCCCTTGTTTCTGGCCGACGTGCCGTCAATGTCACTCACGGATGCAGTGTTCGAGTCCATGTCCGGGCTCACCACCACCGGCGCGACAGTGCTGACCGGTCTGGATACGCTGCCGAAGTCGATCCTCTATTATCGCCAACAGCTGCAGTGGTTGGGCGGCATGGGTATTATCGTACTCGCCGTCGCCGTTCTGCCGATGCTGGGTGTCGGCGGTATGCAGTTGTACCGTGCCGAAACGCCGGGGCCGGTCAAGGACAACAAGCTCACACCGCGGATTACAGAGACCGCCAAAGCACTGTGGTATGTGTACCTGGCGTTCACAACCTTGTGCACCGTCGGCTATTTTCTCGCTGGTATGGATTGGTTCGATGCGATCTGCCACGCCTTCTCGACAGTGGCCATTGGCGGCTTCTCCACCCACGATCTTTCCATAGGCTACTTCAACAGCGCTGCTATCGACCTGATCGCAATCGCGTTCATGTTCGCCGCCGGTATTAATTTTTCGCTGCACTTTTTTGCCTGGCGTTTCGTGCAGGTAAAACACTATGCCGCAGACCCGGAGTTTCGCGCCTATACAAAGATGCTGCTGGTCTTGTCGTTGATCGTTGCAGCGTCGCTGGCGTGGTCGAATACTTATGGCAGCATCAGCGACAGCGTAATAAACGGGGTATTTCAGGCGGTTTCAATAGCGACGACGACGGGCTTCACGACGGCCAACTATTCCGCGTGGCCAGGCGCCATTCCCGTGTTACTGATTTTCTCCAGTTTTGTCGGTGGTTCCGCCGGCTCCACTGCTGGCGGCATCAAAGTGATCCGCTGGCTGTTGATATACAAACAGGGCGTCCGCGAAATCGCCCGACTTGTGCACCCCAGTGCAGAAATTCCCGTAAAGCTCGGCAACAATGCTGTGCCCTTCCGCGTTGTTGACGCGGTCTGGGGATTCTTCTCTGTGTATATCGTCGTCTTCGGCATCATGTTGCTCGCCATGATGTCCACCGGGCTCGATCAGGTCAGCGCCTTTTCGGCGGTTGCCGCCTCATTGAACAACCTCGGTCCCGGGCTCGGCGAAGTAGCGGCTGGCTTCATGACCTTGAGTGATACTGCGAAATGGATCTCAGTAGTATGTATGCTGCTGGGGCGTCTCGAAATCTTCACACTGCTGGTCTTGATTACGCCGACTTTCTGGAGGCATTGA
- a CDS encoding tetratricopeptide repeat protein translates to MNDRIEAFLTMLARGQDSAMLRFSLGNEYYGQGELTEAIPHLRAALELDRNYSAAWKLLGRALNDTGDASEAMSIFEEGIRIATNNGDRQAAKEMTVFLKRLRRQMDLL, encoded by the coding sequence ATGAATGACCGGATCGAGGCTTTCTTGACGATGCTTGCGCGCGGCCAGGATTCAGCAATGCTGCGTTTTTCGCTGGGCAACGAGTATTACGGACAGGGCGAACTCACCGAGGCAATCCCGCATTTGCGAGCGGCTCTTGAGCTAGACCGCAACTATTCAGCGGCCTGGAAGTTGCTGGGCAGGGCGCTGAACGACACCGGCGATGCCAGCGAGGCTATGAGCATTTTCGAAGAGGGTATTCGAATCGCTACCAACAACGGCGACCGACAGGCGGCCAAAGAAATGACAGTATTCCTGAAACGCCTGCGACGGCAGATGGATTTGCTATGA
- a CDS encoding TRAP transporter small permease subunit, with translation MSVLFEDVSRRLDSFSEVVGKTAAWLTLGMVVITVVIVVLRYLFDSGFIWLQETLMWMHACVFMLGAAYTLQQDEHVRVDVFYSGMSEQRRALVNALGVLIFVFPLCGYLFYEALDYVARAWEIREVSRETGGLPYPAMPLLKSILLLMPLTLGLQGLSILLRAISALRRS, from the coding sequence ATGAGTGTACTTTTTGAAGACGTCAGCCGACGTCTCGATTCGTTCAGCGAAGTGGTTGGCAAAACCGCTGCCTGGCTGACGCTCGGGATGGTAGTGATAACGGTAGTCATCGTCGTGTTGCGCTACCTGTTCGACAGCGGTTTTATCTGGCTGCAGGAAACCCTCATGTGGATGCACGCCTGTGTCTTCATGCTGGGAGCGGCCTATACATTGCAGCAGGATGAACATGTCCGTGTCGACGTGTTTTATAGCGGCATGAGTGAACAACGCCGCGCACTGGTGAATGCCCTCGGCGTATTGATCTTCGTATTTCCGCTTTGTGGTTACCTGTTCTATGAAGCGCTCGACTACGTAGCGCGTGCCTGGGAAATTCGTGAAGTGTCGCGCGAGACGGGTGGTCTGCCGTATCCTGCGATGCCGTTGCTGAAATCCATACTGCTGCTGATGCCGCTGACGCTTGGCCTGCAGGGACTGTCGATACTGTTACGCGCGATCAGCGCACTGCGCCGGAGCTGA
- a CDS encoding TRAP transporter large permease — MEWVALLMFGAIIVLLLAGFPVAFTLGGTALLFATAGVIGGGFEVAFLTGLPSRLFGIMGNETLIAVPLFVFMGITLERARIAEDLLETLSALFGRLRGGLGIAVTLVGMLLAASTGIVGATVVTMGLLSLPTMLKRGYSPEIAAGTICASGTLGQIIPPSIILVMLGDVMSSAYQQAQLQQGIFSPETVSVGDLFAGALIPGLLLVVLYMLYLFVLAIIKPASMPARPDDDSDVTLARLLSALMPPLILIFAVLGSILGGFATPTEAAGVGAAGGLLIALQRRSLNLVRLQEIMRGTLRVSSMVFLILIGASVFSLVFRGYGGDDAVRELLDHLPGGVFAAVLVVMLLMFLLGFVLDFIEITFVVVPIVAPVLLSMGLDPVWLGIMIAINLQTSFLTPPFGFALFYLRGVAPPEVSTAAIYRGVMPFVAIQLLALLILAAFPDLVTWLPDRIYGN; from the coding sequence ATGGAATGGGTCGCGTTGTTGATGTTCGGCGCTATTATTGTGCTTCTGTTGGCGGGCTTTCCTGTCGCGTTCACGCTCGGTGGAACAGCTTTACTGTTTGCCACGGCCGGCGTTATTGGCGGTGGTTTCGAGGTGGCATTCCTGACGGGGCTGCCCAGTCGCCTGTTCGGAATCATGGGCAACGAGACACTGATAGCGGTGCCGTTGTTCGTCTTCATGGGGATAACGCTGGAGCGGGCCAGGATAGCGGAGGACCTGCTGGAGACCCTGAGTGCCCTGTTCGGGCGCCTGCGCGGCGGCCTGGGTATTGCCGTCACCCTGGTCGGGATGTTGCTTGCTGCCAGCACCGGCATTGTCGGCGCAACGGTGGTCACCATGGGGCTGCTGTCTTTGCCCACCATGCTGAAACGCGGCTATTCGCCGGAGATCGCCGCCGGCACGATCTGCGCCTCCGGCACGCTGGGACAAATCATTCCGCCGTCGATCATTCTGGTCATGCTGGGCGATGTCATGTCGTCGGCCTACCAACAGGCGCAGTTGCAGCAGGGCATTTTTTCCCCTGAGACGGTATCGGTAGGTGACTTGTTTGCCGGTGCGTTGATTCCGGGTTTGTTGCTGGTCGTGCTCTACATGCTCTATCTGTTCGTGCTGGCCATTATCAAGCCGGCGTCGATGCCAGCCCGGCCGGATGACGACAGCGACGTAACCCTGGCCCGCCTGCTATCCGCACTCATGCCGCCGTTGATACTGATATTCGCAGTGCTTGGGTCGATATTGGGCGGATTCGCAACACCAACGGAAGCGGCAGGCGTGGGTGCCGCGGGCGGGCTGTTGATCGCGCTGCAACGCCGCTCACTCAATCTGGTCCGGCTGCAGGAAATCATGCGCGGAACCTTGCGGGTCAGCAGCATGGTCTTCCTGATTCTGATTGGTGCCTCGGTGTTCTCGCTGGTGTTTCGCGGGTACGGCGGTGACGACGCGGTGCGCGAGTTACTCGATCACTTGCCGGGCGGCGTATTTGCCGCGGTACTCGTCGTCATGCTGCTGATGTTTTTGCTCGGCTTCGTGCTCGACTTTATCGAGATTACGTTTGTCGTCGTGCCTATCGTTGCACCCGTGTTGCTGTCGATGGGGCTGGACCCGGTTTGGCTCGGCATAATGATTGCGATCAACCTGCAGACGTCATTCCTGACTCCGCCGTTTGGCTTCGCGCTCTTTTACCTGCGCGGCGTGGCACCACCTGAAGTCAGCACGGCCGCGATTTACCGCGGCGTGATGCCATTTGTCGCCATTCAGTTGCTGGCACTGCTGATCCTCGCCGCGTTCCCCGATCTTGTTACCTGGCTGCCCGATCGTATATACGGCAACTGA
- a CDS encoding TRAP transporter substrate-binding protein — MKRRAFVGTLAAAAGVAACSQESASSGPAASQQTFRWNMVTSWPPGLPGLGIGAENLARRIERATAGRLKIQVYAGGELVPALEVFDAVRAGTAQMGHDASYYHRGKVPAAQYFTTIPFALNGNEINAWMYYGGGLKLWRELYDEFGLVPFPAGQTGVQMAGWFNKEINSVADLKGLKMRIPGLGGEVMQRAGATQVTVPASEIFTSLQTGAIDAAEWVGPYNDLSLGLHKAARYYYYPGWHEPGPLIECIVNKEAWQTLPEDLQEIVSTTCQAINLDIQSEYMYGNAQALHELMQQPDVEVRELPEDVLDLLAKHSSDVANELVARDPWAKRLQDSVAPFMKKSTANQRVSEFSYLRARMRLDDAS; from the coding sequence ATGAAACGACGCGCTTTTGTAGGAACACTCGCCGCTGCCGCCGGAGTAGCGGCCTGCAGTCAGGAATCAGCCAGCAGCGGTCCGGCGGCGAGCCAGCAGACGTTTCGTTGGAACATGGTGACCTCCTGGCCGCCCGGGCTGCCCGGTTTGGGGATCGGCGCGGAAAACCTGGCCCGCCGCATCGAACGGGCAACCGCCGGCCGTCTCAAGATTCAAGTGTACGCCGGCGGGGAGCTGGTTCCGGCGCTGGAGGTGTTCGATGCCGTGCGAGCCGGTACGGCCCAGATGGGTCACGACGCTTCCTACTACCACCGCGGCAAGGTACCGGCCGCGCAGTACTTCACCACGATCCCGTTCGCGCTCAATGGCAACGAAATCAACGCGTGGATGTATTACGGCGGTGGCCTGAAGTTGTGGCGCGAGCTCTACGATGAATTCGGGCTGGTACCGTTCCCGGCCGGTCAGACCGGCGTGCAGATGGCGGGCTGGTTCAACAAAGAAATCAATTCAGTCGCCGACCTGAAGGGTCTGAAGATGCGTATTCCGGGTCTGGGTGGCGAAGTCATGCAGCGTGCCGGCGCAACGCAGGTCACGGTGCCCGCCTCGGAGATTTTCACGTCGCTGCAAACCGGCGCCATCGACGCCGCCGAGTGGGTGGGGCCGTACAACGACCTCTCGCTCGGTCTGCACAAGGCGGCGCGTTACTACTACTACCCCGGCTGGCACGAGCCCGGCCCGCTCATCGAGTGCATTGTGAATAAAGAAGCCTGGCAGACCTTGCCGGAGGACTTGCAGGAAATCGTCTCTACCACCTGTCAGGCCATCAACCTCGATATCCAGTCAGAATACATGTACGGCAACGCCCAGGCTCTGCACGAGCTGATGCAGCAGCCCGATGTGGAAGTGCGCGAGCTGCCCGAGGACGTACTTGACCTGCTTGCAAAACACAGCAGCGACGTTGCCAACGAGCTCGTCGCGCGCGACCCTTGGGCAAAACGCCTGCAGGATTCCGTTGCACCTTTCATGAAAAAATCGACCGCCAATCAGCGCGTCAGTGAGTTCTCATACCTTAGAGCAAGAATGAGACTCGACGACGCCAGTTGA
- the dtd gene encoding D-aminoacyl-tRNA deacylase, producing the protein MIGLLQRVSEAEVAIDGQPVAAIGRGLLVLVAVHRDDTPRDVERLAERIVQYRVFPDATGRMNRSLLDTGFELLLVPQFTLAADTKKGTRASFTRAAAPEVGSAYFDDLAAACRAQLGTVGCGRFGADMQVRLVNDGPVTFWLET; encoded by the coding sequence TTGATCGGATTACTGCAGCGAGTGAGCGAAGCGGAGGTCGCCATCGACGGCCAGCCTGTTGCGGCTATCGGTCGCGGCTTGCTGGTGCTGGTGGCTGTGCATCGCGATGACACGCCACGGGACGTCGAACGACTGGCCGAGCGGATTGTCCAATACCGCGTGTTCCCGGACGCTACGGGACGCATGAACCGCAGCTTGCTGGACACCGGGTTCGAGCTCCTGCTGGTGCCCCAGTTCACACTGGCAGCCGACACAAAAAAGGGCACGCGGGCCAGTTTTACCCGCGCTGCAGCGCCCGAGGTCGGCTCAGCCTATTTCGATGATCTTGCGGCGGCCTGCCGGGCGCAGCTCGGCACGGTGGGCTGTGGTCGGTTCGGCGCTGACATGCAGGTTCGGCTGGTCAATGACGGTCCGGTCACCTTTTGGCTGGAGACCTGA
- a CDS encoding Sec-independent protein translocase subunit TatA, with product MLSNIGPVQLLIVLVIVLAVFGTKRLRNLGSDLGSAVKGFRSAMSEAEKEESAEQLSDKSRDADFDNTPVEQADKKENNR from the coding sequence ATGTTATCGAACATCGGTCCGGTTCAGCTGCTGATAGTCCTTGTGATAGTGCTGGCTGTTTTTGGCACCAAGCGACTGCGCAATCTGGGATCCGACCTTGGAAGTGCTGTAAAAGGTTTTCGTTCCGCCATGTCAGAAGCTGAGAAGGAGGAATCCGCCGAGCAACTCAGCGACAAATCCCGCGACGCCGACTTTGACAACACGCCGGTTGAGCAAGCCGACAAAAAAGAAAATAACCGGTAA
- the tatB gene encoding Sec-independent protein translocase protein TatB, with amino-acid sequence MSGVGFWELIILLLIGLIVLGPERLPRVANQLGGWLGQARRMTRVMKRQLDDELNFEKHLDIVPPARTQHSSPDNYQAPVADTPPEDDDTYSPAHDKDSAGTGVRDDEVVADAAETAEPVVADTETSADDAASSSDKNPSA; translated from the coding sequence ATGTCCGGCGTCGGCTTCTGGGAGCTGATTATCCTGTTGCTTATCGGGCTCATTGTATTGGGCCCGGAACGCTTGCCGCGCGTGGCGAATCAGCTTGGCGGCTGGTTGGGTCAGGCGCGTCGCATGACGCGCGTGATGAAGCGGCAACTCGATGATGAGCTGAATTTTGAAAAGCATCTGGATATCGTGCCGCCTGCGCGCACCCAGCATTCCAGTCCGGATAACTATCAGGCGCCCGTGGCAGACACGCCACCGGAGGACGACGACACGTACTCGCCGGCGCACGATAAAGACAGCGCCGGCACCGGAGTCCGCGACGATGAAGTGGTTGCGGATGCCGCAGAGACTGCCGAGCCGGTCGTAGCCGATACCGAAACCAGCGCAGACGATGCCGCCTCCAGTTCCGATAAGAATCCATCCGCGTGA
- the tatC gene encoding twin-arginine translocase subunit TatC, translating into MSTDPNQDTANDAEESMLEGTLLSHLVELRTRLLKISAAVVGVFICLLPFASTIFEIASAPLRAVLPGAQMIATAPASPLIAPFKLTFYVALFVAMPIVLYQVWAFVAPGLYRKEKRFAVPLLASSILLFYAGIAFAFYVVFPLVFGFFTQIAPEGVEVQPDISEFLSFITTIIFAFGIAFEVPIATVLIVWTGLTTTEKLGKARPYVFLGAFVMGMFLTPPDVISQTVLAVPVYLLYELGIIMSRVFAIREPEESTKPAD; encoded by the coding sequence GTGAGCACAGACCCGAATCAAGATACCGCGAACGACGCGGAAGAGAGCATGCTTGAAGGCACGTTGCTTTCGCACCTCGTTGAACTGCGTACCCGCCTGTTGAAAATTTCGGCGGCCGTGGTCGGCGTATTCATCTGCCTGCTGCCGTTTGCCAGCACCATTTTTGAAATCGCCTCTGCTCCACTGCGCGCCGTATTGCCGGGCGCTCAGATGATTGCAACCGCACCCGCATCGCCGTTGATCGCGCCGTTCAAGCTCACCTTCTACGTGGCGCTGTTTGTGGCAATGCCCATCGTTCTTTACCAGGTCTGGGCCTTTGTCGCGCCAGGCTTGTACCGCAAGGAAAAGCGTTTCGCCGTACCACTGCTGGCATCGAGCATTTTGTTGTTCTATGCAGGCATTGCCTTCGCGTTCTACGTCGTATTCCCACTTGTTTTTGGTTTTTTCACGCAGATCGCGCCCGAAGGTGTCGAAGTCCAGCCAGACATCTCGGAGTTTCTGTCGTTTATCACGACGATCATCTTCGCCTTCGGCATTGCGTTCGAAGTGCCCATCGCCACTGTCCTCATCGTCTGGACCGGGCTGACCACGACAGAGAAGCTCGGCAAGGCGCGTCCGTACGTTTTTCTTGGCGCCTTCGTGATGGGCATGTTCCTGACACCGCCGGACGTCATCAGCCAGACCGTGCTCGCAGTACCGGTTTATCTCTTGTACGAACTCGGCATTATCATGTCGCGCGTATTTGCCATTCGCGAGCCTGAAGAAAGCACAAAGCCCGCGGACTAG